A single Oscillospiraceae bacterium DNA region contains:
- a CDS encoding hemolysin III family protein, whose protein sequence is MSVPPKYTRGEEQFNMITHVVGGGLGVVALLACVVVAAYNQNVWGIVSGMIYGFSVVLLFTMSSVYHGLKVGLPKRVFRVFDHCTIFVLIAGTYTPVTLNRFREVYPLDAWLIFGVIWGLAVLGIVLNAVNMKRFMAFSLVCYLVMGWTAMFRIGRLISVLGTPFFTLILLGGVLYTVGVIFYAAGRKKKYMHSVFHLFVIAASILHSVAIAVFVMAG, encoded by the coding sequence ATGTCTGTGCCTCCAAAATATACGCGCGGTGAAGAGCAGTTTAACATGATTACCCATGTTGTCGGCGGCGGATTAGGCGTTGTGGCGTTGTTGGCGTGTGTTGTGGTCGCGGCGTATAACCAAAATGTGTGGGGCATTGTGTCAGGCATGATTTACGGATTTTCAGTCGTGCTATTGTTTACTATGTCGAGTGTCTATCATGGATTGAAGGTTGGATTGCCTAAGCGGGTGTTCCGTGTTTTCGACCATTGCACGATCTTTGTTTTAATTGCCGGCACGTATACGCCGGTGACGCTTAATCGATTCCGCGAGGTTTATCCTCTTGACGCGTGGTTGATTTTTGGCGTCATTTGGGGGCTGGCTGTGCTGGGCATTGTGCTGAATGCCGTCAATATGAAGCGGTTTATGGCATTTTCGCTGGTTTGTTACTTGGTGATGGGCTGGACGGCTATGTTTCGAATCGGGCGGCTGATTTCTGTATTGGGTACGCCGTTTTTTACTTTGATTTTGCTCGGCGGCGTGCTGTATACCGTCGGCGTGATTTTTTACGCAGCAGGGCGGAAGAAGAAATATATGCACTCAGTATTTCATCTGTTTGTCATTGCGGCATCTATTTTGCACTCGGTGGCGATTGCCGTGTTTGTCATGGCTGGTTAA
- the hisS gene encoding histidine--tRNA ligase — MQLLTKAPKGTHDILDCTSWQWLEALLRDTARLYGYSEIRTPMIEHTELFERGAGETTDVVQKEMYTLIDKGGRSITMRPEGTAGVCRAMLEHSLLAQGLPQKVYYIGPNFRYERPQAGRLRQHHQFGVECFGPAGADADAELIALADAYLQRIGIAGVTLEINSIGCPDCRPIYHSILKEYLAQHDLCGLCEDRIQRNPLRILDCKNPDCQAVAANAPYSADHLCIPCHEHFESLKAHLSALGIAYTLNKTMVRGFDYYTRTVFEFKVAGSLGAQNTVCGGGRYDGLIETLGGPPTPALGFGSGIERLLLTAQAQGIGTGEKSVPDVCIVNACEDDAVVTVLTHELRGLGVAAVRDVMGRKVKAQMKQADKIKARYVVVIGDDEVAADKVQVKDMADGSAVECALDAAAICKMVL; from the coding sequence ATGCAGTTACTCACCAAAGCACCCAAAGGCACACACGATATTCTCGACTGCACATCGTGGCAATGGCTGGAAGCCCTGCTGCGTGATACGGCGCGGCTATATGGTTATAGTGAAATCCGCACACCGATGATAGAGCATACTGAGCTGTTTGAGCGCGGGGCGGGCGAAACGACCGATGTTGTGCAAAAAGAGATGTATACGCTGATTGACAAGGGCGGGCGAAGCATTACCATGCGCCCCGAGGGTACGGCGGGTGTTTGCCGCGCCATGTTGGAGCATAGCTTATTGGCGCAGGGGTTACCGCAAAAAGTCTATTACATCGGGCCGAATTTTCGCTATGAACGCCCGCAAGCAGGGCGTTTGCGCCAACATCACCAGTTCGGCGTAGAGTGCTTTGGGCCTGCCGGGGCTGACGCTGACGCTGAATTGATAGCATTGGCGGACGCCTATTTGCAACGCATAGGCATTGCCGGCGTGACATTGGAAATCAATAGTATCGGCTGTCCCGATTGCCGCCCGATTTATCACTCGATATTGAAAGAATACTTGGCGCAACACGATCTTTGCGGCTTGTGTGAAGACAGAATTCAGCGCAACCCATTGCGTATTCTGGATTGCAAGAATCCCGACTGCCAAGCTGTTGCAGCAAACGCGCCGTATTCGGCTGACCATCTGTGTATTCCGTGTCATGAGCATTTTGAGAGCCTAAAAGCGCATTTATCTGCGTTAGGCATTGCTTATACGCTTAACAAGACAATGGTGCGCGGGTTTGATTATTACACGCGAACCGTCTTTGAGTTTAAGGTCGCCGGCAGTTTGGGTGCGCAGAATACCGTATGCGGCGGCGGGCGTTACGATGGGTTGATTGAAACGCTGGGCGGGCCGCCCACGCCGGCACTGGGCTTCGGCAGCGGCATTGAACGCTTGCTGTTGACAGCGCAGGCGCAGGGCATTGGAACGGGTGAAAAAAGTGTGCCGGACGTTTGCATTGTCAATGCGTGTGAGGATGATGCCGTTGTCACGGTGTTGACACACGAGTTGCGCGGATTAGGCGTTGCAGCGGTGCGCGATGTCATGGGGCGCAAGGTTAAGGCACAAATGAAGCAAGCCGATAAGATCAAAGCGCGGTATGTTGTTGTCATTGGTGATGATGAGGTTGCGGCGGATAAAGTGCAAGTTAAGGATATGGCTGATGGTTCTGCTGTTGAATGTGCATTGGACGCGGCGGCGATTTGTAAAATGGTTTTGTAA
- a CDS encoding helix-turn-helix domain-containing protein → MNRLKELRIAKGYTQLQVQMRTGIDQSTYSKLELGKRALTVPLCKKLALAFDTSVDYLLGMTDEKQPYRRRR, encoded by the coding sequence TTGAATAGATTAAAAGAGCTACGTATAGCTAAAGGCTATACCCAGCTGCAAGTGCAAATGCGGACAGGCATTGACCAAAGCACGTACTCAAAATTGGAGCTGGGTAAGAGGGCATTGACGGTGCCGCTTTGTAAGAAGTTGGCGTTGGCGTTTGATACGAGCGTTGATTACTTGCTTGGTATGACAGATGAGAAGCAACCTTATAGGCGTAGGAGGTAG
- a CDS encoding cobalamin-dependent protein (Presence of a B(12) (cobalamin)-binding domain implies dependence on cobalamin itself, in one of its several forms, or in some unusual lineages, dependence on a cobalamin-like analog.), translating into MNNRIVLINFYMPKALGIKHIEKALTQAGYDVTTVFFKNISFINPKGATAREIELLVELVKSKDPLAVGLSVMASFYMETIIEVNDALKQAIDVPIVWGGIYPTMFAEECLKHADLVVRSEGEETFIELADMLKSGVNDFANIRNLAYRDEGGAVVQNELRDLLRDLDKFGWLELGLPNKYIIDNDIVKKHEDPLLGSMSYEISCSRGCPHACSYCSSSAWKRIHAGKGKTVRLRSIDSVIDELAHAKAKMKNLKYIRFYDEIFPEDEAWVDEFCAKYKARINLPFEVWGHPRHADAKNFAKFVNVGLYKVTMGLQSGSPYIRRQIFNRPETNEDIIAASQSLVDAKVPEVIFDLMVRHHFETHDTLRETLFLCLELKGKFELRLHGLNFLPGTAIVQKAIDKGLVSPEEMERFLNAPMHEQYEMYWKNENCDETMNYIYKLVSLTQVPRYKKKVMALGQPDVPEQRTKVERMYKIGMRSVRVRHIWKKLVMLGKGTVRKIFGR; encoded by the coding sequence ATGAACAATAGAATTGTGCTCATCAACTTCTATATGCCCAAGGCGTTGGGGATTAAGCATATCGAAAAGGCATTGACGCAGGCCGGTTACGATGTGACGACGGTGTTTTTTAAAAACATCAGCTTTATCAACCCCAAAGGTGCGACGGCGCGGGAAATTGAGTTGCTGGTTGAGCTGGTTAAGTCGAAAGACCCTTTGGCTGTTGGGCTGAGCGTGATGGCGTCATTTTATATGGAGACGATTATTGAAGTCAATGATGCCTTGAAGCAGGCAATTGATGTGCCGATCGTTTGGGGCGGCATTTATCCGACGATGTTTGCTGAGGAGTGTTTAAAGCATGCCGATTTGGTGGTACGGAGCGAAGGTGAGGAGACATTTATTGAACTGGCTGATATGTTAAAGTCGGGCGTGAATGACTTTGCGAACATTCGTAATCTTGCTTATCGCGATGAGGGCGGCGCAGTGGTGCAGAATGAGCTGCGCGACTTGCTGCGCGATTTGGATAAATTTGGCTGGCTGGAACTTGGGCTGCCCAATAAATATATCATTGATAATGATATTGTCAAAAAACACGAAGACCCGCTGCTGGGGTCGATGAGCTATGAAATTTCCTGTTCGCGGGGCTGCCCGCACGCTTGCTCGTATTGCAGCTCGTCAGCGTGGAAGCGCATTCATGCCGGTAAGGGAAAGACGGTGCGGCTTCGCTCAATTGACAGTGTGATTGATGAGTTGGCACATGCTAAGGCCAAGATGAAAAACCTGAAATATATCCGCTTTTACGACGAAATTTTCCCTGAGGACGAGGCGTGGGTGGATGAGTTTTGCGCTAAATATAAAGCGCGGATCAACCTGCCCTTTGAGGTGTGGGGGCACCCGCGGCATGCTGACGCTAAAAATTTTGCCAAGTTTGTCAATGTCGGATTGTATAAAGTGACGATGGGGCTGCAAAGCGGTTCACCATACATCCGGCGGCAGATCTTTAACCGGCCCGAAACGAATGAGGATATTATCGCGGCAAGTCAGTCGTTGGTGGACGCCAAAGTGCCAGAGGTGATTTTTGACTTGATGGTGCGGCATCACTTTGAAACGCATGATACCTTGCGTGAGACTTTATTTCTTTGCTTGGAACTCAAAGGAAAATTCGAGTTGCGGTTGCATGGGCTAAACTTTCTGCCGGGTACGGCGATTGTGCAAAAGGCCATTGACAAAGGGCTTGTGTCACCCGAGGAGATGGAGCGATTCCTCAACGCGCCGATGCACGAGCAGTATGAAATGTACTGGAAAAATGAGAATTGCGATGAGACGATGAATTATATCTACAAGCTGGTGTCACTGACACAAGTGCCGCGCTATAAGAAAAAAGTAATGGCATTGGGACAGCCCGATGTGCCGGAACAACGCACAAAAGTTGAACGAATGTATAAAATTGGCATGCGGTCGGTGCGTGTGCGGCATATTTGGAAAAAGTTGGTGATGTTGGGCAAGGGTACGGTGCGGAAAATATTTGGACGGTGA
- the rpsU gene encoding 30S ribosomal protein S21, translating into MSEVKVKDNESLDSALKRFKRNCAKSGVLSELRRREHYESPSVRRRKKAEAARAKKKKFK; encoded by the coding sequence ATGTCAGAAGTCAAAGTCAAAGACAACGAATCGCTGGATAGTGCGCTTAAGCGTTTCAAACGTAACTGCGCGAAGTCGGGTGTTCTCTCCGAATTGCGCCGTCGTGAACACTATGAAAGCCCGAGTGTTCGCCGCCGCAAGAAAGCTGAGGCAGCCAGGGCGAAGAAAAAGAAATTTAAGTAG
- a CDS encoding phosphotransferase: MTYNEVVKIGESFLLPMVWELYELEGYTFTHIERDYIAPNVVYYCDKNDSESRILRIAFRSDRNMDDYLGETEFIRYLHENGGSVANVICSRMGNMVEEITHDKHTFFVCLFEQAKGKLLVENHYQYREGVPIAEYYYDCGKVLGKLHQLSKVYTPIHRRCSFLDRFTAEYIDTLIPNSLSHCKEKMFSLLQTLKETDQSREVFGMIHCDFNDGNYNIDFETGQITVFDFDNSCFGWYMFDLASLWQHGIGWAQNEPDANKRKQAMNSYFETVIAGYRSETAIDDEVLENLPLFLQVSLMEEIIAAFEDMWNSGGVVECDEELSYLIKCLEDDISYKGFYHEIFSCDKPFEYELRDI; this comes from the coding sequence TTGACATATAACGAAGTTGTAAAAATTGGTGAGTCCTTTTTACTTCCGATGGTGTGGGAGTTATATGAGTTGGAAGGTTATACATTCACCCACATTGAAAGGGATTATATCGCTCCAAATGTTGTCTACTATTGTGACAAAAACGATTCAGAATCGAGAATACTCCGTATTGCTTTTCGAAGTGATAGAAACATGGACGATTATCTTGGTGAAACTGAATTTATCCGATATTTACACGAAAATGGCGGTAGTGTTGCCAATGTTATTTGCTCTCGAATGGGTAATATGGTCGAGGAAATAACGCACGATAAGCACACATTTTTCGTCTGCTTGTTTGAACAAGCAAAAGGGAAATTGCTTGTAGAAAATCACTATCAATATCGTGAAGGCGTTCCGATTGCCGAGTATTACTACGATTGTGGCAAAGTTTTAGGGAAGCTGCACCAACTGTCGAAAGTGTACACTCCTATTCACCGCAGATGCAGCTTTCTAGACAGATTTACTGCCGAATACATTGACACGTTAATCCCCAATTCGCTATCTCATTGTAAGGAAAAAATGTTTTCTCTGCTGCAAACCCTGAAAGAAACAGACCAAAGCCGTGAAGTGTTCGGCATGATACATTGCGATTTCAATGATGGAAACTACAATATTGATTTTGAAACAGGACAAATAACAGTCTTTGACTTTGATAATTCGTGTTTCGGCTGGTATATGTTCGATTTGGCAAGCCTTTGGCAACACGGCATAGGTTGGGCGCAAAATGAGCCGGATGCCAATAAGCGCAAACAGGCTATGAACAGCTACTTTGAAACGGTTATCGCCGGCTATCGTTCTGAAACTGCGATTGATGATGAGGTGTTGGAAAATCTGCCGTTATTTTTGCAAGTTAGCCTTATGGAAGAAATTATAGCCGCATTTGAAGATATGTGGAATAGCGGCGGCGTGGTGGAATGTGATGAGGAATTGTCTTACCTTATAAAATGTTTAGAAGATGATATTTCCTACAAAGGCTTTTATCATGAGATATTTTCATGTGATAAGCCATTTGAATATGAGTTACGTGATATTTAG
- a CDS encoding phosphotransferase: MKKDIFRDIPGFDTFVKIELLNKGWSGDKKYRIETTNGEKLLLRISDIDKLGLKKSEYAKLKRAAALDINLSVPVDFGLCNNGKNIYQLMKWVDGEDLETILPSLSEKSQYVLGLKAGEMFRKMHTLPASVKAEPWDAWFLREVQSKIDFYNTNPIKSESGDLVVRYLQENKHLFVDRPQTFIHGDCNKFNLIAMPNGEIGVIDFDCWGYEEDTGDPWMEFLNVNLIGDVTPYFNTGLVRGYFDGDPPHGFFEVLAYYLAYHALMELCIMYTDGKPEIGIRYMANVLSWLNNMQNTIPTWYLDKV; this comes from the coding sequence ATGAAAAAGGATATTTTTCGTGACATTCCCGGATTTGATACTTTTGTAAAAATTGAGCTACTTAACAAAGGGTGGTCTGGCGATAAAAAATACCGTATTGAAACAACCAATGGAGAAAAACTGCTTCTGCGTATTTCAGACATTGATAAACTCGGACTCAAAAAAAGCGAATATGCTAAGCTGAAACGTGCGGCTGCGCTTGATATAAACCTTTCCGTTCCTGTGGATTTTGGTTTATGCAACAATGGAAAAAATATCTATCAACTTATGAAATGGGTTGACGGCGAGGATTTGGAAACTATCTTGCCGAGTTTATCCGAAAAGTCGCAGTATGTTTTGGGATTAAAGGCAGGTGAGATGTTCAGAAAAATGCACACCCTCCCTGCATCCGTGAAAGCCGAACCGTGGGATGCTTGGTTTCTTCGCGAGGTGCAAAGCAAGATTGACTTCTACAATACAAATCCCATTAAATCTGAAAGCGGGGATTTGGTAGTCCGTTACTTGCAGGAAAACAAGCATTTATTTGTCGACAGGCCGCAAACGTTTATTCACGGCGACTGTAATAAATTTAATTTGATTGCTATGCCAAACGGTGAAATTGGCGTGATTGATTTTGATTGTTGGGGCTATGAAGAAGATACCGGCGACCCGTGGATGGAATTTCTCAACGTCAATTTGATCGGCGATGTTACTCCCTATTTTAACACAGGGTTAGTAAGAGGCTATTTTGACGGCGACCCGCCTCATGGTTTTTTTGAAGTATTAGCTTATTACCTCGCTTATCACGCGTTGATGGAACTATGTATTATGTATACAGATGGAAAACCCGAAATTGGTATTCGTTATATGGCGAATGTTCTTAGTTGGTTAAACAATATGCAAAATACTATACCAACGTGGTATCTTGATAAAGTTTAG
- a CDS encoding TraB/GumN family protein produces MKWKHNLLALLTAALLILPLLGGCQNQDNIASAPSPEPSPGVTDTPEDTPITSVTSADITPLMWRVTSPEGQAMYLFGSIHAGEASIYPLPDFIMDAFYRSDYLAVEADLYAFENDMGAILAIHAMQTYQEGRTIADDIGEALHERLIAILADFGVPNVMLDMLNTLKPFMWHSTLASVAVEQAGMSAEYGVDMHFIQAAMARDMDILEVESMGMQLEMLMGLSMPAQIVMLESAAYVEEGAMMLVEMYEMWQQGDEEGFLTLFYAEYEDAPAELYEEIWDALFIQRDIGMTQVARQYMADGKNVFFVVGLGHLIGEDSVVYLLKNYGYTVERVLP; encoded by the coding sequence ATGAAATGGAAGCATAATTTGTTGGCTTTGTTGACCGCTGCTTTGCTTATCTTGCCGCTGTTGGGTGGCTGTCAAAACCAAGACAATATCGCGTCTGCGCCTTCGCCGGAGCCATCGCCCGGCGTGACGGACACGCCCGAAGATACGCCTATCACTTCTGTTACGTCGGCTGATATCACCCCGCTAATGTGGCGCGTGACATCGCCGGAAGGACAGGCCATGTATTTATTCGGCTCAATTCATGCCGGTGAGGCATCGATTTACCCGTTGCCCGACTTTATTATGGATGCATTTTATCGCAGCGACTACTTGGCGGTGGAAGCTGATTTATACGCATTTGAAAATGACATGGGAGCCATTTTGGCCATCCACGCCATGCAGACGTATCAAGAGGGGCGGACAATTGCCGATGACATTGGCGAGGCGTTGCACGAAAGATTGATCGCGATTTTGGCCGATTTTGGCGTGCCAAACGTCATGCTGGATATGCTGAACACATTAAAGCCATTTATGTGGCACTCGACGCTGGCAAGTGTTGCCGTTGAGCAGGCGGGAATGTCGGCAGAATATGGCGTGGATATGCATTTTATTCAGGCAGCGATGGCGCGGGACATGGATATTTTAGAGGTCGAATCGATGGGAATGCAGCTGGAAATGCTGATGGGACTTTCGATGCCGGCGCAGATAGTTATGCTGGAAAGCGCAGCGTATGTTGAAGAGGGCGCGATGATGCTGGTTGAAATGTACGAGATGTGGCAACAAGGAGATGAAGAGGGTTTCTTGACGTTGTTTTATGCCGAATATGAGGACGCGCCGGCGGAGCTGTACGAAGAAATTTGGGATGCCTTATTTATTCAGCGCGATATTGGCATGACCCAAGTGGCGCGGCAGTATATGGCCGATGGCAAGAATGTATTTTTTGTCGTGGGTCTCGGACACTTGATAGGTGAAGACAGTGTTGTCTACTTGCTCAAAAATTATGGATATACGGTGGAGAGAGTGCTGCCGTAA
- the purE gene encoding 5-(carboxyamino)imidazole ribonucleotide mutase, with protein MQTQIGIIMGSTSDLDTMNCAAKVLDELGVLYEKKVVSAHRTPEYMVEYAKTAADRGLKAIIAGAGGAAHLPGMVAACTSLPVIGVPVQSKALNGMDSLLSIVQMPAGTPVATMAIGVAGATNAGLMAARILAAFDSALYAKIEARQAKITQKVLSDEV; from the coding sequence ATGCAAACACAAATTGGCATTATTATGGGCAGTACGTCGGATTTGGACACGATGAATTGCGCGGCGAAAGTTCTGGATGAACTTGGGGTTTTATATGAGAAAAAAGTCGTTTCGGCGCACCGGACGCCAGAATATATGGTCGAGTATGCTAAGACGGCCGCAGATCGTGGTCTGAAAGCCATTATCGCGGGTGCGGGCGGTGCGGCGCATTTGCCGGGCATGGTGGCGGCTTGCACGAGTTTGCCCGTCATTGGCGTGCCGGTACAGTCGAAGGCATTGAATGGCATGGATTCGCTGCTGTCGATTGTGCAGATGCCAGCGGGTACACCTGTGGCGACGATGGCCATCGGTGTTGCCGGTGCGACCAATGCGGGGCTGATGGCAGCACGGATTCTCGCGGCCTTTGACAGCGCGTTGTATGCTAAAATAGAGGCGCGACAGGCGAAGATTACGCAAAAAGTATTGAGTGACGAGGTGTAA
- the purK gene encoding 5-(carboxyamino)imidazole ribonucleotide synthase — translation MSKTIYPYQTIGIIGGGQLARMMCLSAKAMGYFVAVLEPTPNCPCGQIADIEITAAYNDMDAIKKLAEISDVITYEFENIDHEALAWLEKNAYLPQGSQVLYTTQHRFREKSAIAAMGIPVAEFCLIDSAEALAEKATYPSVLKTTTGGYDGKGQVVLRSADDLAAGQELVGQKECILEKFVPFSKEISVIVARSTMGETAVFPVAENTHVNNILHQSIVPAQIDAAVEAKALAYARKIAEEMDVIGVMGVEMFVVGDEVLINELAPRPHNSGHYTIDACLTSQFEQHVRAVCGLPLGDTALHTPVVMVNILGDHLNKEKLDDLTAYLPLLKTGKIHLYGKAKAVDKRKMGHVNVLGGVDEALAVIVGSGIWG, via the coding sequence ATGAGCAAAACGATTTATCCGTATCAAACCATCGGCATTATTGGTGGCGGGCAGTTGGCGCGCATGATGTGTCTGAGTGCTAAGGCAATGGGTTACTTTGTGGCCGTGCTTGAGCCAACACCGAATTGTCCGTGCGGGCAGATTGCCGATATTGAAATTACGGCGGCATACAACGACATGGACGCCATTAAGAAATTGGCTGAAATCAGCGATGTGATTACGTATGAGTTTGAAAACATTGACCATGAAGCGTTGGCTTGGCTCGAAAAGAACGCCTATTTGCCGCAGGGCAGCCAAGTGTTGTATACCACGCAGCACCGCTTTCGTGAGAAGAGTGCGATTGCGGCGATGGGTATTCCTGTTGCCGAGTTTTGCTTAATTGACAGTGCCGAAGCGTTGGCCGAGAAAGCAACATATCCATCCGTGCTGAAAACGACAACGGGCGGGTATGATGGAAAAGGACAGGTTGTATTGCGCTCGGCGGACGACTTAGCGGCGGGGCAAGAGCTGGTGGGCCAGAAAGAGTGCATTTTGGAGAAGTTTGTGCCGTTTAGCAAGGAGATTTCAGTTATTGTGGCGCGGAGTACGATGGGTGAAACGGCGGTGTTTCCGGTTGCCGAGAACACTCATGTCAACAATATTTTGCACCAGAGCATTGTGCCGGCACAGATTGACGCGGCTGTTGAGGCAAAGGCGTTGGCCTATGCGCGCAAGATTGCCGAAGAGATGGATGTCATCGGTGTGATGGGTGTCGAGATGTTTGTTGTTGGCGATGAGGTTCTCATCAACGAATTGGCACCGCGCCCGCACAATTCGGGGCATTATACCATTGATGCTTGTTTGACGAGTCAGTTTGAGCAGCATGTTCGCGCGGTGTGCGGGTTGCCGCTGGGCGATACGGCACTGCATACGCCAGTGGTGATGGTCAACATTTTGGGCGATCATTTGAATAAAGAGAAATTAGACGATTTAACGGCATATTTGCCGTTGTTAAAGACGGGGAAAATTCATCTATACGGCAAGGCTAAGGCTGTGGACAAGCGCAAGATGGGGCATGTGAATGTATTGGGCGGCGTTGATGAGGCATTGGCAGTGATTGTCGGGAGTGGGATTTGGGGGTAA
- a CDS encoding pyridoxal phosphate-dependent aminotransferase has translation MNFNKTTNRSNTESLKYDSAANYGKPDGLLPLWVADMDFPAPDCVTSALQERVAHGIFGYAVPDDTYYNAVINWFAARFNYHADPRWLTITLGVVYAINMAIDAFTASGDGILIQEPVYYPFRQSITANRRRVVVNELVLQDGKYVIDFADFEEKARQSKLFLLCSPHNPVGRVWTVDELRKMVDICVKHNVLIVADEIWCDFIYGNRQHYMLPALMPEAQDNIILCTAPSKTFNLAGLQNANIFISNPNLRKVFRRTVNRNGMEMPNNAGFVAARAAYSHGGDWLTELLQYIESNFIYIDGFLKTNLPTVKLIAPQGTYLAWLDCRALDVTPDELEHKLLHEAKIWLSRGDSFGALGAGFMRLNAACPHITLGECLRRMAAAL, from the coding sequence ATGAACTTCAACAAAACCACCAACCGCAGCAATACCGAATCTCTAAAATACGACAGTGCGGCAAACTACGGCAAGCCTGACGGCTTACTGCCGCTTTGGGTCGCCGATATGGACTTCCCCGCCCCCGATTGCGTGACCTCTGCACTGCAAGAACGTGTAGCACATGGCATTTTCGGCTACGCCGTCCCCGACGACACCTATTACAACGCCGTAATAAACTGGTTTGCCGCACGCTTCAACTACCACGCCGATCCCAGATGGCTCACCATCACACTCGGCGTCGTCTATGCCATCAACATGGCCATTGACGCGTTTACTGCATCCGGCGACGGCATTTTAATCCAAGAACCCGTCTACTACCCATTCCGCCAAAGCATCACGGCAAACAGACGGCGAGTTGTTGTTAACGAACTTGTTTTACAGGACGGCAAGTATGTTATCGACTTCGCCGACTTTGAGGAGAAAGCCCGTCAGAGCAAACTGTTTCTGCTATGCAGTCCGCACAACCCTGTCGGGCGCGTTTGGACTGTTGATGAACTACGAAAAATGGTTGACATTTGCGTGAAACACAACGTGCTGATTGTTGCCGACGAAATTTGGTGCGATTTCATCTATGGCAACCGCCAACACTATATGTTGCCTGCTCTTATGCCCGAGGCGCAAGACAATATTATCCTTTGCACGGCACCAAGCAAGACATTTAATCTTGCCGGCTTGCAAAACGCCAACATCTTCATCAGTAATCCAAACTTACGTAAAGTTTTCCGCAGAACGGTCAACAGAAACGGCATGGAGATGCCCAACAACGCCGGCTTCGTCGCCGCCCGCGCGGCGTATTCGCACGGCGGCGATTGGTTGACGGAATTGTTGCAGTATATCGAAAGCAATTTCATCTATATTGATGGATTTCTTAAAACTAACTTGCCCACTGTCAAGCTCATCGCTCCGCAAGGCACATACTTAGCATGGCTCGACTGCCGCGCACTTGACGTAACGCCGGACGAACTCGAGCACAAACTACTCCATGAAGCCAAAATATGGCTCAGTCGCGGCGACTCATTTGGCGCACTTGGCGCAGGCTTTATGCGCCTAAATGCTGCCTGCCCGCACATCACCCTAGGTGAGTGCCTGCGTCGCATGGCTGCAGCCTTATAG
- a CDS encoding ComEA family DNA-binding protein, whose product MSDKPQRRISLSTAAIAVIVVGMLAASLGYYIGARQSEGTYTIRGDSGSPILGGQVAGPPVGDSATAEVPPQDDGRVNVNTATMEELQVLPGIGPALAQRIVDFRERYGAFTSAEDLTHVSGIGEVRLEQLRDLITW is encoded by the coding sequence ATGTCAGATAAGCCGCAACGGCGTATTTCGTTGTCGACGGCCGCGATTGCCGTGATTGTGGTGGGCATGCTGGCCGCAAGCTTGGGCTATTACATAGGGGCGAGGCAGAGCGAAGGGACATATACCATTCGCGGTGACAGCGGCAGTCCGATTTTGGGTGGGCAAGTTGCCGGCCCGCCGGTGGGGGATTCCGCCACGGCAGAGGTGCCACCGCAAGATGATGGCAGGGTTAATGTCAACACAGCGACGATGGAAGAACTGCAAGTGCTGCCGGGGATTGGGCCGGCATTGGCACAGCGGATTGTTGATTTCCGCGAGCGGTACGGTGCGTTTACGTCGGCAGAGGATTTGACGCATGTCAGCGGCATCGGTGAGGTGCGACTAGAGCAGTTGCGAGATTTGATAACGTGGTAA